One Peptostreptococcus equinus genomic window carries:
- a CDS encoding DUF2325 domain-containing protein: MSLLVIGGHERMERDYYKLAKNRGYKTKIYTTMSSQVKNSIGSPDAIVIFTSTVSHKLSKIVEAQAKKKSIPIIRHKNSSKVAFCECLEEVEVCLGNCEKCCKNKKCMCN; encoded by the coding sequence ATGAGTTTATTAGTTATAGGTGGACATGAAAGAATGGAAAGAGATTATTATAAATTAGCTAAAAATAGGGGATATAAGACAAAAATTTATACTACAATGTCAAGTCAGGTAAAAAATTCTATAGGAAGTCCCGATGCTATTGTAATATTTACATCGACAGTATCTCATAAGCTTTCAAAAATAGTAGAAGCACAAGCAAAGAAAAAATCAATTCCAATTATAAGACATAAAAACTCTAGTAAAGTAGCATTTTGTGAATGCTTAGAGGAAGTAGAGGTTTGTCTTGGTAATTGTGAAAAATGTTGTAAAAATAAAAAATGTATGTGTAATTAG